Genomic DNA from Streptomyces sp. NBC_01571:
ACCCCGGCAGCCGACGCGCCGGAAGGCGGCGTCCCGAGAACGGGCGCCCCGAAAGCCGGCACCCCGGCGGCCGGCACCCCGGAACACGGCACCCGTGGGGTTCCGGGGGCCGTCGGCCAACGTTCACCGGTCGAGGACCGTGACGTCCACCCGGGCCAGCCGCCGCGGATCGTTGAGGATGTCGATCACCGCGATCCGCCCCCGTACGACCGTGAACGCGAGGACGCCGACGGGGCGTCCCTCCTCGATCACCACGACTCCCGCCGCGCCGTTGACCAGGGCGGGCCGCGCGACCCGGGCCAGATGGGCGAAACGGCTCGCGTTCGAGGCCACGTTCACCGCGCCGGTCGTCACCCCGCCCTCGGACCGTGCCACCACGTCCGGGTCGAGCACCGCGACGAGGGCCGTGAGGTCGCCCTCGCGCGCCGCCGCCAGGAACGCCTCCACGACCTCCCGCTGCTGCGCCAGGTCCGGATCGGGCGCCGGGGCCCCGCCCTGGACACGGCGCCTGGCCCGGCTGGCGAGCTGACGGGAGGCCGCCGGCGTACGGCCCACCAGGGGCGCGATCTCGTCGAAGGGCACCGCGAACAGGTCGTGCAGCACGAAGGCGAGCCGCTCGGCGGGCGTCAGCGTCTCCAGGACCACCAGCAGCGCGAGACCCACCGAGTCGGCGAGCAGCGCCTCCTGTTCGGGGTCGACGCCGCCGAAGGGGCTGAGCACCGGTTCGGGCATGCGCACCCCGGGCCCCTCCTCCAGCGGCTGCTCCCCGCGGGTCCTGCGGGAGCGGAGCATGTCGAGACAGACCCGGCCGACGACCGTCGTCAGCCAGCCGCCGAGGTTGTCGACCCGGCCGGCGTCGGCGCGGCTGAGCCTGAGCCAGGCCTCCTGGACGGCGTCGTCGGCCTCCGCGAGCGAGCCGAGCATGCGGTAGGCGACGGCGCGCAGACGGCCGCGATGCGATTCGAAACGCGCGGCGAGGAATTCGCTCCCGCTCCCGGCGTCGTTCCCGACGCCACTCCCCGCGCCACCGCCATATTGCTTCGCTTTCGCATTCCCGTACGTGTTCCCGGACGGGTTCTCGCCCGTGTTCTCGCGCGCGTTCCGACCGTTCTCATGGTTCTCGTTCAGAAATTCGCTGTCGCTCATCCGTCACATCTCCCCGTCGGGCCCGCGGTCCTTCGTCCGTCGGTGGATTGACGGATCGCGGGCCCGGGATGTGACGTCAGGCCTCCGGCACGGCGCTCAGCCGCAGCCGGCCGGGGTCTCCCGCCCGCTCCACCTCGACCTCCGTCACGGAATCGTCGCCGAAGCGAAGGGTGAAGTAGGGGCTGGCCTCGATCAGGAACTGCATGTCCTCCCGCGCGCCCCTGTCCAGCGGCGGCGAGACGACGGCGTCCCACGCCCGGGGGCCGGGGCCGGCGGCCAGCCGGACGGGGATCCGTGCCAGGCAGCTCGATCGGTTGGCCCACCACTCCAGATGCGCTCTGTCCTCATTTCCGTCCATTCCCCGAGCGTAGCCACGAGTGGCCGACTCGGCCCGCCGCTCAATACGCGTACGGCGCCGGGCGTTTCGCACGGCGCCGTCGGAACACGGTGTCTGGAATGTGACGATCCAGGGTTGCCGCCCCAAGGACTGTCCCGTAATCCCCGGTGGATCAGCGCGCGGCGTCAGATGCGGTGCATCGCAAGGCGGAGGGTCGTCCTCGTACCGGGTGTATTCGGGCGATTCGACAACGCGGCGAGGTGCCGCAGCCGCCGTCGTGCGCCCACCGGGGGGATCACGGAACGGCCCTCAGCCCCAGTCGCGCCCGGAACGCCCGCGCTTGGTGTCCGAGCGCTGCTTCTTCTCGCGCAGCCGTCGCTCGTTGATGCCCCGGGGGATACGGGTGGCCCGGCGCGGCTTGGGCGGCACCGTCGCCTCGGCGAGGAGGGAGGCGAGCCGTACGGCCGCGGTCTCCCGGTTGCGCCACTGCGAACGGTGCTCCGAGGACCGCACGCTGATCACGCCGTCGACGAGCCGGCCGGCGAGCTTTGCGAGCGCCCGCTCCTTCCAGACCGGCGGCAGCGCCTCGGTCTTCGCGAGGTCGAACCGCAGCTCCACCTGCGAGTCGGTGGTGTTGACGTGCTGTCCGCCCGGCCCGCTGGACCGCGAGAAACGCCACATGAGCTCGGCCTCGGGGAGGGAGACGGAGCCGCGGATGACATAAGGACCGGACATGGGGTTCATGGTCTCCCGGATGTCCGGTCCACGTCACCCGTTTTTCGCGGGGTCCGTCCGGCGCAAAGGTAAAGAAAGTAAAGACAGCCGGAACCTTCGGCACCCCTCTTGGCGTTCTTAGGGGTAGCTGTAGCTTCGTGGCCGTAAGAAGCCCGACGTACGGGCACATCGCACGTACGCAACGAGGGAAGGGACTCCCAACAATGGCTGTAAGCCTGTCCAAGGGTGGCAACGTCTCGCTCACCAAGGAGGCTCCGGGCCTGACCGCCGTCACCGTGGGCCTCGGCTGGGACGTCCGCAGCACCACGGGCACCGACTTCGACCTCGACGCCTCGGCCATCGCGGTCAACCAGCAGGGCAAGGTCTACTCGGACGCCCACTTCGTCTTCTTCAACAACAAGCAGACCCCGGACCAGACCATCGTCCACACCGGTGACAACCGCACCGGCGAGGGCGCGGGCGACGACGAGGCGATCAACGTCAACCTGGCGGGCCTCCCCGCCGACGTCGACAAGATCGTCTTCCCGGTCTCCATCTACGACGCGGAGAACCGCTCGCAGAACTTCGGCCAGGTCCGTAACGCCTACATCCGCATCGTCAACCAGGCCGGCGGCACGGAGATCGCCCGCTACGACCTCTCCGAGGACGCGGCGACAGAGACGGCGATGGTCTTCGGCGAGCTCTACCGCAACGGCGCGGAGTGGAAGTTCCGCGCGGTCGGCCAGGGCTACGCCTCGGGTCTGGCGGGCATCGCCCAGGACTTCGGCGTCAGCGTCTGATCCGTACGCGCGAGTCGACAGAGCCCCTGTCCCGGGAACCCGGGCCAGGGGCTCTTCGCGTGGACCTGGGACCGCCCCCGGCACCCGTTCGGCCTGAACAGCCTCGTCCTCGCACGCCGGACGGGCCGGACATGCCGCCCGCGCTGGATGGTTCCGGACGGGCCGGAGACACGAGCCCGCACCCGAAGGCGGACGCCCGGCACTTCGACCTGGGCCCGCGCCCGACTCCACCCCGCGGCCGACTCCGGATGCGCCTCCGCCCACTAACCTGCACCGCGTGATCCTCGAATCCCTGCCCCTCACCCCCGACCACGACATCCCGGGCCCGCTCCTGACCGAACTCACCGCCCTGCACGTCTCCAACCGCGACTTCAACGCCCTGAGCGGCGACTTCCCCGACCCGGACGACATCCGCCCGGAGCAGGTCGCGGAGGCGCTCGCCGAGGAGGCGGCGCACCCGGGCGTGGAGTTGCTGCTCGCCCGTGGCGCCGGGCGGCTCGCCGGGTTCGCCATCACGCTGGCGCACCATCCCGACCCGGCGGATCCGGACCCGTGGATCGGCCTGCTCCTCGTGGACGCCCGCGATCACGGCAAGGGATACGGCAGAGCACTGGCGGCCGGTGTCGAGGAGCGGTTCCGGGCCGCCGGCCGCACCGGCGTGCGCCTTGCCGTCCTCGACAACAACCCCAAGGGCCTCGCCTTCTGGACCGCCCTCGGGTACGAGGTGATCGACCACCGCGAGGACCGGCGGCTGGGCCGTCCGTGCGCGGTCCTGCGCAAGGCGCTCGGCTCCCCCGGCCCCGACCGGGCCGACGCTCCCTAGTGCCGCGGCAGGCACCGTTCGCCCTTCGAGGAGCGGCGTCTGGTGCGTGCTCTCGGCGTGCCGGGCGGAAGCCCGCGTACTGGACGTACCCGGGTTTTCGCCCGGTGCGGCGAGAGGGCGTGCCAGGCGCCGCGAGGCAGGCGGGACTTTCGCAACACGACCTAGTCCTTCAGGCGCCCGGGAGGAAGAGGCAGAACGGGTGGCCGTGAGGGTCGCGGAGGACGCGTACGTCCTTCTGGGGCTGGTGTTCCTCCAGCGTCGCGCCGAGGGCACAAGCCCGCTCGGTCTCCGCCTCCAGATCGTCGACCTGGAGGTCCAGGTGGGCCTGCATCTGCTGCATCCCGGGGCGTTGTGGCCACACGGGGGGCGTGTGGTCGGTCTCCAGCTGGAAGCTGAGGCCGGGGCGTTCCTGTTCGGGAGCGCGCAGGCGGACCCACTCCGGCTCGCGGTCGACCTCCTCCCAGCCCAGCAGGGCCCGGTAGAAGTCGGCCAGCGCCGGCGGATCGGGAGTACCGAGGACAAAGGCACCGAGCGTCGTCGTCATGCCTCCCACCCTGCCCCCGGCGCACGCCCCCACGCTTCCGCCCGCACCCGGCGAGCCCCGCGCCGGTCCAGGACCGCGCCGGTCCAGGGCCCACGCCCGTCTAAGGCCGGGCCGGTCTGCCCTCGCCGTACAGCCAGTCCTTCCAGATGCCGCCGAAGTCCTTGCCCGGCGCCTTCTTCTCGACGTACGCGGTGAAGTCGGCGGTCGTCGCGTTGCCGTGGCGGTGGGTGGCGGCCCAGCCCTGGATGATGTCGTAGAAGGTGTCGTCACCGACGGTTCTGCGGATCTTGTGGAGGACCATGGCGCCGCGGTCGTAGACGGGACTGTCGGAGATGTGGGCCGCGCCGGAGGGCCTGGCGGGCGGGAAGTCCCAGATCGCCTTGTTGTCGGCGGCGTCGTCGTAGTAGTCGCCCCGGTAGAGGGCGTTGAAGATCTCGTCGGCCGTGTCGCCGTCGTGGTCCTCCTGCCAGAGCCACTCCGCGTACGTGGCGAAGCCCTCGTTGAGCCACATGTCCTGCCAGGACGCAGGGGTGACGGAGTCTCCGTACCATTCGTGGGCCAGCTCGTGGACCAGCGTCCCGATGTCGGGGGCGCCGGGGAAGACGGGGCGGTTCTGGGTTTCGAGCGCGTAGTCGGCGACACCGGCGCGGTCGACGATCGCGCCGGTCGAGGAGAACGGGTACGGGCCGAAGTTGTAGGCCTCCCAGTCCAGGATCTCCGGAATGCGGGCCAGCACCTTCGCGCTCGCGGCGGTCTGTGTCGGGTCGACGGCGACGTACACGGGCAGCCCGCCCTTCGTCGCGCTGCGGGTGATGTCGTACGCCCCGACGGCGAGCGTCGCGACATAGCTCGCCATCGGTTCGGCGGTGTGCCAGGCGAAGGTCCTCCGGCCGTCGGCGGCCGTCGTCTCGCTCCTCAACTCCCCGTTGGAGACCGCGCTCAGGCCCTTGGGGACGGTGATCGTGATGTCGTACGACGCCTTGTCGGAGGGATGGTGGTTGCCGGGGAACCAGGTCATCGAGCCGACGGGTTCGCCGAGGGCGAGCGCGCCGCGGGCCGAGGGCAGCCAGCCCTCCTGCGAGCCGTCCGGGTCCGTGAGCGTCTCCGGGGTGCCCGCGTAGCGGACGGTGGTGCGGAACGTCTCGCCCTTGCCGAGGCCCGTTTGCGGGCGCACCGTCAGTTCCTGGCCCGCCCGGCTCCAGCGGGCGTCCCGGCCGCCGACGGAGACGCCGGCGACGTCCAGGCCCTTCAGGTCGAGGTCGAAGGCGTCGAGGCTTCGGGTCGCCCGCGCGGTGATCCGGGCGGTGCCCCGCAGCTGCTTGCTCCCGGGGTCGTAGGAGAGGTTCAGGGCGTAGTGCGTGACGTCGTAGCCGCCGTTGCCCATCTTCGGGAAGTAGGGGTCGTGCAGGCCCGGGGCGCCCGCCGGGCCGTCCCCGCCGCCGCACGCGGTGAGCGCGCAGGTGAGGGTGAGAGCCAGGACACAGGGGACGATCACGGAAGATCGGGGCACGTCCGCGATCCTACGAGGCCATGACACCATCACGTACGTGCTCGACATCGGCTACGCCCTCTCCAACCGGTTCCCCGACCCCCCGCAGACCGACTACCGCCGCGCGGACGTCCACGCCCTGCGGCACGACCTGTTCTGCGGCGACGTGTACCTCGCCGACACCAAGGCGGACCGGGAGGTGTCGACGGCCTGGGGATGGGTGCCGGTGCTCGACTTCGCGTGGGCGCTGTGCGACATCGTGGAACAGCTGGACCGGGACCCGCGGGGCAGCCGGGCCTCCCGTCCCCAGCACGCGGAGCTCGACTTCACCGAGTCGACGGACCGCATGCTCTTCGAGCGCCGCTTCGGCTGGGTCGACATCGAGGCCGACTGGATGCACCGCGACGAGGAGCCGTTGACCTTCTCGCACTCCGCGCTGCGCCGGGAGGCCCGCGACTTCCTGCACGACCTGATCGCGGACCTCACCGATCTGCACGACGACCTCGCCGAGAACCCGGCCCTGTGGACCCTCCAGGCCCGCTTCCCCCGCGTGTCCTGATCCTCTCGCGATCCCGACCGTTCTCCCCGCGGACGTCCCCCTCGATCGCTCGCCCCGGCGGACCTCGTCTCCCCCTCGGCTCGCCTTCCCCCTCGGCTCGTCTCCCCCCTCGGCTCGCCCTGGCCCTCAGACCTCATCCATATCGCCGTGCACCCGCACGCCCAGCGCGGCCGCCAGCACCGGTGCCAGGTCGAACAGCTGGGCCGGGCTGATCACCGCGCCCGCCAGGCGGTCCACCCCCCGCGTGATGTCCAGCTCCGCGGCGCGGCGCAGATCCACGTCTACCAGGGTCGCCGCCGTGAGGTCGGCGCCCTTGACGACACAGTCCACGAATTCCACGCGCTCCAGGCGGGCGCCTCCGAAGTCCGGCTCCACCAGCACACAGCCCTCGAAGACGACGTCCTTGAGGCGGGCCCTGCGCAGGTTCAGGTAGTCGATCTTGCCGCCGCGGATCAGTACGCGCTCCAGCACGGAACCGTGCAACTGCACTCCGCCCAGGCGGGCGTCGACCAGCTCGACGTCGCGCAACGTCGACTCGGCCAGATCGGTTCCCACGCCCCGCAGGCCCGTCAGGACCGAGTCCAGCACGCGCGCGTGGTGCAGCCGCGTCTCGTCCAGCGCGCACCCCGTCAGGGCGCAGTCCATGAAGCGCGCGCCCCCGCCGTCCTGCCCGGCGAAGTCCGTCTCCCGGAAGTCCAGCCCGTCATAGTCCCCGTCCGGCTCCAGAGCGGACCCCTCATGGGGCTCCAGCGACGGCAGCCGCACCTCCGGCCGCCGCGCCCCCTTCACCCGCCCGCTCGCCCCGCTCGTCCCGCCCGCCGCTCTCCGCACCATGCCCCCATCCTGCACTCCCCCACTGACAACGCCTCCGACCTGCGGTCCTGCCCTCCGATGTCACATTCCGGCCCCGCGAACAGTCGTACCCGACAAGACGACCCCGACCGCAGGGAGAGGCCAACCATGCACCACCTGACCGTCATCGGCGGCGGTCTCGCCGGACTCACCGCCGCGATCACCGCCGCCGAGGCAGGCGCCAGGGTCACGCTGTACGAGGCCCACCACACGCTCGGCGGCCGGGCCCGCACCGCGGACGGCCCGTACCGGACGGACAACGGCCCGCACACACTGCACGGCGGCGGCCCGCACTGGACCTGGCTCAAACAGCGCGGCCTCACCGGCCCCCTCGCCCCCGTACCGGCCCGGGAGACCGCGCGGCTGCGCCTGCACCACCGGGGTGTCCTGCGCCGCACCCCGCCCCTCGCCCTGGTCAGACTGCTGCGCCAGGACGCCCGGCAGGCGCCCGTGGACGCCGACTTCCTGAGCTGGGCGAGCGCGCGGACGGGCGAGGAGGGCGCCCGCGCCGCCGCGCACTACTCGGCCGTCACCCTGTTCCACCACGATCCGGGGGCGCTTTCCGCGGCCTTCGTGCAGGAACGGCTGCGCAGGGCCGCCCGGCTGCCCGCGGCGGCACGCCATCCGCGCGGCGGCTGGGCGAACCTCGTCGACCGCATGGCCGCCCGCGCCTGGAACCTGGGCGTCCGGGTGGAGACCCTCGCCCGCGTCGACGCGCTCCCCGACCGTCGCGGCCCGGTCGTCGTCGCCACCTCGCTCGACTCCGCCCGCCGCCTCCTGCGGGACGACTCCCTCACCTGGACCGGCGGCCGGACCGCCCTCGTGGACCTGGCCCTGCGCACCCGGCGCGGCGACCCCTACGCCCTCTCCGACCTGGACGCGCCCGGCCGGCTCGACCGTCCCACGGCGCGGGACCGCACCCTCGCCCCGGCCGGGGAGCAACTCGTCCAGGGGCAGATCCCGATCGCTCCCCACGAGTCCCGCGGCGACGGCGCCGCCCGCGCCGAGCACCTGCTCGACCTCGCGTTCGAGGGCTGGCGCGAGCGCGTGACCTGGCGGCGGGACGCGGTGGCGCTGGGGCGCACGGGAGCGGTCGACCCGCCGGGCACCACCTGGCGCGACCGCCCGGCCCTCGACCGCGGCGACGGCGTCTACCTCGCGGGGGACCAGGTGGCCGCGCCCGGCATGCTCTCGGAGGTCTCGTTCAACAGCGCGCTCGAAGCCGTCGCCCTGGCCTTCGGGATCCGGGAACGCCTTGACCTCAAGCACGCTTGAGGTCGAAAGCTGGGCCCGTCACCGCCCGCGCCCCCCGAGGAGCCCTCCCGATGCACGCCGTCCGCCTGCACACCTTCGGCCCGGCCGAGAACCTCACCTACGAGCGGACCGAGGACCCCGAGCCGGCTCCGGGCCAGGTCCGGGTCGCCGTGGCCGCGGCCGGCGTCCACCTCCTGGACGCCGCCCTACGGGAGGGCGCCCGGGGCCCGGCGCCCGCCCCCGCCACGCTCCCCACCGTCCCCGGCCGCGAGGTCGCCGGCACGGTCGAGTCGCTCGGCGACGGCGTCCCCGGCCACTGGCTCGGCAGACGGGTCGTCGCCCACCTCGGCTTCGCGCCCGGCGGGTACGCCGAACTGGCCGTGACCGACGCCGGCCGCCTGCACGAGATACCGGAGAACCTCGGCTTCGCCCAGGCCGTCGCCATGATCGGAACGGGCCGTACGGCGATGGGGATCGCGCAGTTCGCCGAGTGGGGCCCCGGCACGGTGGCCGTGATCCCCGCGGCCGCGGGCGGCATCGGCACCCTTCTCGTGCAGTACGCCCGCAACGCGGGCGCCACCGTGATCGGCGTCGCGGGCGGCCCGGAGAAGGCGGCCCTGGTCCGGGAGAACGGCGCCGACCTGGCCGTCGACCACCAGGACAGCACCTGGCCGGCGCGGGTCCGCGACTACCTCGGCCACCGCACGGCGACCCTCGTCCTCGACGGCGTCGGCGGCGCCACCGCCCGCGCCGCCGTGGACCTCCTCGGCCCCGGCGGCCGCCATCTCGTCTTCGGCTGGTCGGCCGAGGGCATCCGGGACGGCGGACCGCTGATCGTGCCGGGCGTGACCGAGCAGGTGCTCGGCCCCGCGATGATGCGCAGGGCGGGCGGCCCCGACCCCCTGCGCACCCTGGAACTGCGGGCACTCGCCGAAGCGGCCGCCGGCCGCCTCACCCCGGCCCTGACCCGCTTCCCGCTCGCCTCGGCGGCCGCCGCCCACCGTGCTCTGGAGACCCGCGCCACCATCGGCAAGGTGGTCCTGGAACCGTGAACGGGAAGGCCTCACCGACGTGAGCGGGAAGGCCGCACCGAAAGGTGCGCCATCCACCGATCCATGGTCTTCTGGGCAGGTGAGTGTCACCCGAACAGGTGAACCCGCAGGCCCCGATCCCCATCGCTGGTGGGGTCTGGTGATCATCGCTCTCGCCCAGTTGATGGTCGTTCTGGACGCGACCATCGTGAACATCGCGCTTCCTTCCGCACAGCGTGACCTGGGCATGTCCGACGGCAATCGTCAGTGGGTCATCACCGCGTACACCCTGGCCTTCGGAGGCCTGCTCCTGCTCGGCGGCCGGATCGCCGACCTGGTCGGCCGCAAACGCACCTTCGTCATCGGCCTCATCGGCTTCGCCGCCGCCTCCGCTCTCGGCGGCGGCGCCACCACCTCCAGCATGCTGTACGGCGCCCGCGCCCTGCAGGGCGCCTTCGCCGCCCTCCTCGCCCCGTCCGCGCTCAGCCTGCTGACGACCGCCTTCACCGACCCGCGGGAACGCGGAAAGGCCTTCGGCATCTACGGCGCCCTGGCCGGCAGCGGCTCGGCGATCGGGCTGCTCGCGGGCGGGCTGCTGACCGAGTACCTGAACTGGCGCTGGTGCCTGTACGTCAACATCCCCATCGCCGTCGTCGCGGTCGTCGGCGCGACCGCCCTGCTGCGCGACCGCCCCGGCTACCGGGGCGCCCACCTCGACGTCCCGGGCGCGGTGCTCGGCTGCGGCGGCCTCGTCGCCGTCGTCTACGGCTTCAGCGAGGCGGAGCCGCGCGGCTGGACCGACCCGCTGGTCCTCGCCCTGCTCGCGGCCGGCCTCGCCCTGATCACGGCCTTCGTGTGGTGGCAGAGGCGGGCCCCGAGCCCCCTGCTGCCCCTGCACATCGTCGGGGACCGCAACCGCGCCGGCTGCTTCCTGACCATGGCACTCGCCGTCATCGGCATGTTCGGCATGTTCCTGTTCCTGACCTACTACCTGCAGGTCGTCCTCGGCTACTCGCCGGTGCGGACGGGCCTGGCCTTCCTGCCCCTGACGGTCGCCATCGTCGTCGGCTCGACGCAGATCTCCGCGCGGCTGCTGCAACACGTGGCACCGCGCGTGCTGATGGTCCCCGGCACGGTCCTCGCCGCGTCCGGGATGCTGGTCTTCACCCGGCTGAGCGTGCGCCCCGACTACGCGGGCCTGATACTGCCCGGCATGCTCCTGATGGGGCTCGGCATGGGCCTGATCTTCATGCCGATCTTCGCCACCGCCACCGCCGGGGTCGCCCCGCAGGACTCGGGCGTGACCTCCGCGACCGTCAACACCTCGCAGCAGGTCGGCGGTTCGATCGGCACGGCCCTGCTGAACACCGTCGCCACCACCAGCGGCGCCACCTACATCGCCGCACACCTCACCGACCCGGCGCGCAGGGCGCTGGTCGTCCGCGAGGGCATCGTGCACGGCTACACGGTCGCCATCTGGTGGGCCTGCGGCATCATGCTCCTGGCCGGTCTGACCGCCGGCCTCCTGGTCACCGCGAGGGCCCCCAAGCACACGCTCGGGGCGGCCCCCGTCCCCGAGTCAGTCCCGTGAACCAAGCTCCCGCAGCGCCCCGTCGGTCAGCCGGTACACCGTCCACTCGTCCTGCGGACGCGCGCCGAGCGCCTCGTAGAACTCGATGGACGGCCGGTTCCACTCCAGCACGGACCACTCCAGTCGCTCGTACCCGCGCGTCACGCAGATCCGCGCCAGTTCGGTGAGCAGCGCCTTGCCGTGCCCGCCGCCCCGCGCCTGCGGACGCACGTACAGGTCCTCCAGGTAGATGCCGTGCACCCCGCGCCAGGTGGAGAAGTTCAGGAACCACAGCGCGAAACCGACCACCTCCCCGGCCTCCTCCGCGAGGTGCGCGAACGCCGCCGGGTGCTCGCCGAACAGTGCCTCGCGCAGCTGCGACGGGGTCGCCCGTGCCTCGTCCGGCACCTTCTCGTACTCGGCCAGTTCACGGACCATCGCGTGGATCACGGGGACGTCGGCGGGGGTGGCGGTGCGAATCATGGGCGCAGTGTCACACACCCGCCGCGCGGCCGGCCGTGCGCGGTCCCGCCCCGTCAGTGCCGCCCGGCCACCCGGTCCGCCATCCGCGCCAGCCGGGACGACTCCGCGCTGCGCGTGGTCAGTTCGCGGCGGTCCGCGGTGCGGTAGGTCGCGTACATGCCGTGCACGCCGATCCAGCGGAAGGGCTCCGGCTCCCACTTGCGGACCTTGTGGCCGACCCAGGGCAGGCCGGTCAGCTCGGTCGGGCCCGCCTGACCCGAGTCCAGCCGGACGAGGTCGCGCAGGGTGCGGGCGGCGAGGTTGGTGGTGGCGACACCGGAGCCGACGTAACCGCCGGCCCAGCCGAGGCCGGTCGCGCGGTCCAGGGTGACCGTGGCGCACCAGTCGCGCGGCACACCGAGGACGCCCGACCAGGCGTGCTCCACCCGGACGCCGGCCAGGGACGGGAAGAAGCGGACCAGGATCCCGTACAGGGCCTCGACGGTCGCCTGCTGCGTGCCGCCGTCGTGGTCGGTGCGCGAACCGAAGCGGTACGGGACACCCCGGCCGCCGAGCGCGATGCGGTCGTCGGCGGTGCGCTGCGCGTACATGTACGCGTGTGCCATGTCGCCGAGCGTCTCGCGGCCCTCCCAGCCGATCCGCGCCCACTGCTCGGGCGTCAGCCGCTGCGTCGCGATCATCGACGAGTTCATGGGCAGCCAGGTGCGCCGCTGGCCCTTCAGGGAGGCGGTGAAGCCCTCCGTGCAGCGCAGGACGTAGGGGGCGCGGAC
This window encodes:
- a CDS encoding FAD-binding oxidoreductase, with amino-acid sequence MSSSGTGSGTVNGGISFWYADDGLPVPREPLPGDATADVVIVGGGYTGLWTAYYLKKAAPSLRVTVLEQRFCGYGASGRNGGWLYNGVAGRDRYARLHGHEAAVRLQRAMNDTVDEVVRVAAEEGIDADVHRGGVLEVAYTPAQLARLKSFHEHELSYGERDRELYGARETAERVRVADAVGSAWTPHGARLHPVKLVKGLAAAAEALGVTIHERTPVTEIRPRHAVTPYGTVRAPYVLRCTEGFTASLKGQRRTWLPMNSSMIATQRLTPEQWARIGWEGRETLGDMAHAYMYAQRTADDRIALGGRGVPYRFGSRTDHDGGTQQATVEALYGILVRFFPSLAGVRVEHAWSGVLGVPRDWCATVTLDRATGLGWAGGYVGSGVATTNLAARTLRDLVRLDSGQAGPTELTGLPWVGHKVRKWEPEPFRWIGVHGMYATYRTADRRELTTRSAESSRLARMADRVAGRH